GCTCGCCGTCAACAGGGGTATATATGAAGCGGCATATGTGATTCGGAAACAGTATGAACGGTACCGGCACAAAAACGTGTTCGGTAGGAAAACCAGGGTGTCTTTCAGCGGCGCGCTTTCACCGTATCGTGCATTTTTCTCGCTTTCGGCGGCCGTGATTATCGGATATATTCTTTTTCTTGAAGCCCGTCCCGTTTCAAGACTACTCCTTGACTTTACCGGGGCCCTCCGGATGACGGAAAAATCAGGATCGTTCGGAATGACCGCCGATATCATATATCGGTCTGTCGATATTCTCTTTACAGCCATTACCGTCATTCTCCTCCTCCGGGGTATCGCCGGAATCCTTTATTCACTGAGGAGTTTACTCTTTCTTTCGGAGGATGAGTTTGTCTTTTCGGAAAAACGGATTCTTTCATCGACATTGCACCGTATTCCCCTCAAGACAATCACCCATATCATCGTAAGGCAATCGGCCCTCGACCGGTGCTTCGATACCGGCGTCCTCGTTATTCGAACATCGGGAAGCGGGAAAGACATCCGTATTCACGGGATGTCCTTTATCCGGGAACGGCAGAGGCTGCTTATGGAAAAGGTAATGGGCCCGGATTGAGACACGGATAACGGCTTTACGATTCGGGCCGGCCTTCCGGCGCGGGCGGCGGGAACATCTATTTATCATTTTTGAATTAAAGCTTTTTATTCTATGTTTTTTATATGATTTTTTTATCAATATCAGTCAATTTAATTCACATTTACTTGCCTTTTCCCCTATAAATTAATAAATTTAATCGTTATGAAAAGCTTAAAACTACTAAAAAAAGAATCACTGGCAGTGAAAGACCCTGACTTGGCAAAAGAATGGCATCCAAACAAGAACGACGGCCTTTCCCCAAAAGACGTGTTTCATCATTCCGGCAAAAAGGTATGGTGGATATGCAAAAAAGGCCACGAATGGCAGGCGATTGTCAACAACAGGGCGAGCGGAACCGGGTGTCCCTATTGTAAGGGAATTTATGTGTGCGATGATACCTCATTCAAAACACTTAGATCCGACCTGGCAAAAGAATGGCATCCGACCAAAAACGGTAAATTAACACCAAATGACGTCACGATCTATTCTGCGAAGAAAGTATGGTGGAAGTGCAAGAAGGGACACGAGTGGCAGGCGATTATCGCGGCCAGAACCTCCGGAAACAAATGCCCCTTCTGTAACGGCAGAAAACTTTGTGAGGACAGTTCACTGGAAAAGGCGAACGCGAAACTGTCCGCCGAATGGCATCCCACAAAGAACGGAAAACTTTCACCAGCCGATGTATTGCCGAGTAGCCCGAAAAAAGTGTGGTGGCAATGTAAAAAGGGGCATGAATGGAAAGCGGGAATCGCCTACAGGGGAAGGGGAAGAGGATGTCCGTACTGTGACGGTAAAAAGGTAAGCAAGGACAATTGCCTTGCGACCCTCCATCCGGA
The window above is part of the Spirochaetales bacterium genome. Proteins encoded here:
- a CDS encoding zinc-ribbon domain-containing protein; this translates as MKDPDLAKEWHPNKNDGLSPKDVFHHSGKKVWWICKKGHEWQAIVNNRASGTGCPYCKGIYVCDDTSFKTLRSDLAKEWHPTKNGKLTPNDVTIYSAKKVWWKCKKGHEWQAIIAARTSGNKCPFCNGRKLCEDSSLEKANAKLSAEWHPTKNGKLSPADVLPSSPKKVWWQCKKGHEWKAGIAYRGRGRGCPYCDGKKVSKDNCLATLHPEAAKEWHPSKNGDLSPKKVTPHSQKKVWWQCKNGHEWQSSVGYRTMGYGCPYCDGRKVSKDNCLATLNPQLASEWHPTKNRILNPENVTPFSKKRVWWQCKNGHSWKASILDRHNGENCKKCLRQNKQTG